From a region of the Myxococcaceae bacterium JPH2 genome:
- a CDS encoding acyl dehydratase: protein MSDTSQTLELPLLPSLGSQLLRAAVTRKPSRAAEFPRLGMRVARVVPGAEQLARYREVCGFEADGFLPVTFPQVLATPLHIALLNRPEFPYRLLGMIHVRNVIRQYQRLADTAPLSITCTLGEQREARLGREIDLHTRVETEGVLAWEAVTTMLRKLPGQEAAARKERGPQTEDVDPFQQSRPAPWQVSLDTGWRYAKTSGDYNPIHLHALSARLFGFPRAIAHGMWTLARCVAEMGEAAEAPALTLTCEFRRPLFLGSSVRFQTTRTEGAVAFRVSSEDGTPHLQGELKPTDAAPTARN from the coding sequence ATGTCCGACACCTCGCAGACTCTCGAACTTCCCCTCCTGCCCTCGCTCGGCTCGCAGCTCCTGCGCGCGGCGGTGACCCGCAAGCCCTCGCGCGCCGCCGAGTTCCCGCGTCTGGGGATGCGCGTGGCCCGAGTCGTCCCGGGCGCCGAGCAGCTCGCGCGCTACCGCGAGGTGTGCGGCTTCGAGGCGGACGGCTTCCTGCCCGTGACGTTTCCCCAGGTGCTCGCCACGCCGCTGCACATCGCGCTGCTCAACCGGCCCGAGTTCCCCTATCGCCTGCTCGGAATGATTCACGTCCGCAATGTCATCCGGCAGTACCAGCGGCTGGCGGACACCGCGCCGCTGTCCATCACGTGCACTCTGGGCGAGCAACGCGAGGCGCGCCTCGGGCGAGAGATTGATCTGCACACGCGCGTGGAGACCGAAGGCGTCCTGGCGTGGGAGGCCGTCACCACCATGCTGCGCAAGCTCCCGGGCCAGGAGGCCGCCGCACGCAAGGAGCGTGGACCGCAGACGGAGGACGTGGATCCCTTCCAGCAGAGCCGCCCCGCCCCGTGGCAGGTGTCACTCGACACGGGCTGGCGCTACGCGAAGACCTCCGGGGACTACAACCCCATCCACCTGCATGCGTTGTCCGCGCGCCTGTTCGGCTTCCCGAGAGCCATTGCGCACGGCATGTGGACGCTGGCGCGCTGCGTGGCGGAGATGGGCGAAGCCGCCGAGGCACCGGCCCTCACGCTCACCTGTGAGTTCCGTCGACCGTTGTTCCTGGGCTCGAGCGTCCGCTTCCAGACCACGCGCACCGAGGGGGCCGTGGCCTTCCGAGTCTCCTCGGAGGACGGCACGCCGCACCTCCAGGGCGAGCTGAAGCCGACGGACGCCGCGCCCACCGCTCGGAACTGA
- a CDS encoding acyl-CoA dehydrogenase family protein, with protein sequence MHFEPSDKAKDYLERVRRFMREHIEPVESEYWAEVQASSAGPDWRQWKVPARMEALKARARAEGLWNLFLPDPELGAGLSTLEYAPLAEAMGRSLMAPEVFNCNAPDSGNMEVLWRYGSEAQQRQWLAPLLAGEIRSVFCMTEPDVASSDATNMQATAVVEGDEVVLNGKKWWTSGLGDPRAKVAIFMARTPDASADRHHQHSMVLVPLDAPGVSIQRMLPVYGDLDAPHGHGEVHFRDVRVPRDFIIAGPGKGFEIAQGRLGPGRIHHCMRCIGAAERALELMIDRGMSRTAFGKPLLNLGGNRERVAEARIAIDQARLLTLYAAWKIDAVGALAAMTEISAIKVVAPNVLQRVVDDAIQLHGGAGVSRDTPLANFFAQARSLRLADGPDEVHKGVIARIELAKRGFSRS encoded by the coding sequence ATGCACTTCGAACCGAGCGACAAGGCCAAGGACTACCTGGAGCGGGTGCGGCGCTTCATGCGCGAGCACATCGAGCCGGTGGAGTCCGAGTACTGGGCCGAGGTGCAGGCGAGCAGCGCGGGCCCGGACTGGCGGCAGTGGAAGGTCCCCGCGCGCATGGAGGCGCTGAAGGCCCGAGCGAGGGCCGAGGGGCTGTGGAACCTCTTCCTCCCCGACCCGGAGTTGGGGGCGGGACTGAGCACGCTGGAGTACGCGCCGCTCGCGGAGGCGATGGGGCGCAGCCTGATGGCCCCCGAGGTCTTCAACTGCAACGCGCCGGACAGCGGCAACATGGAGGTCCTCTGGCGCTACGGCTCCGAGGCGCAGCAGCGCCAGTGGCTCGCGCCGCTGCTCGCTGGGGAGATTCGCTCGGTGTTCTGCATGACCGAGCCGGACGTGGCCTCGTCGGACGCCACCAACATGCAGGCCACCGCGGTCGTCGAGGGCGACGAGGTGGTCCTCAACGGTAAGAAGTGGTGGACCTCGGGTTTGGGGGACCCTCGGGCGAAGGTGGCCATATTCATGGCCCGTACGCCCGATGCGTCCGCGGACCGGCATCATCAGCACTCGATGGTGCTGGTGCCGCTGGACGCGCCGGGGGTGAGCATCCAGCGGATGCTCCCGGTCTACGGTGACCTGGATGCGCCTCACGGCCACGGCGAGGTCCACTTCCGCGACGTGCGCGTGCCGCGCGACTTCATCATCGCGGGGCCCGGCAAGGGCTTCGAGATTGCCCAGGGGCGACTGGGCCCGGGCCGCATCCATCACTGCATGCGCTGCATTGGCGCGGCGGAGCGGGCGCTGGAGTTGATGATCGACCGAGGCATGTCGCGCACGGCGTTCGGCAAGCCGCTGCTCAACCTGGGTGGCAATCGAGAGCGGGTGGCCGAGGCGCGCATCGCCATCGACCAGGCGCGACTGCTGACGCTCTATGCCGCGTGGAAGATCGACGCGGTGGGCGCACTGGCGGCGATGACGGAGATCTCCGCCATCAAGGTGGTGGCGCCCAATGTCCTCCAGCGCGTGGTGGATGACGCCATCCAACTGCACGGAGGGGCGGGCGTGTCGCGCGACACGCCGCTCGCGAACTTCTTCGCCCAGGCACGCAGCCTGCGGCTCGCGGACGGGCCGGACGAAGTTCACAAGGGCGTCATCGCCCGCATCGAGTTGGCGAAGCGCGGCTTCTCACGAAGCTGA
- a CDS encoding LysR family transcriptional regulator: MKDVQETPRLSQLDLNLFRVFDVVLREGNLTRAAEVLFLSQSAVSHALARLREQLGAPLFVREGRGLTPTPLAERVAPEIREALTLFQQAVHRTRHFDPARDAVHVTLAMNDELEPALLPPLLERLRQSAPLARVTSVRLERGKLERDLASGRLDLAIDVAQATSPHLRHAVLRKDRFCVVSARRRTLDVKRYLAARHITVSSRRTGLAIEDLVLSRLGYQRDLAVRCQHYEAACRIVADSDLLLTMPRHRAKAINAPLGNHLLPMPVALPPVEFHLYWHRQVDSEPLNQWLRSELLALETTAPSERTR, translated from the coding sequence ATGAAGGACGTTCAAGAGACACCGAGGCTGAGCCAGCTCGACCTCAACCTCTTCCGCGTCTTCGATGTCGTCCTGCGCGAGGGAAACCTCACGCGGGCCGCCGAGGTCCTCTTCCTCAGTCAGTCCGCCGTGAGCCACGCGCTGGCTCGACTGCGCGAACAACTGGGCGCGCCGCTGTTCGTGCGCGAGGGCCGCGGCCTGACGCCCACCCCGCTCGCCGAGCGCGTGGCCCCCGAGATTCGCGAGGCGCTCACCCTCTTCCAGCAGGCGGTGCACCGCACCCGCCACTTCGACCCCGCGCGCGACGCCGTCCACGTCACGCTCGCCATGAACGATGAGCTGGAGCCCGCGCTCCTGCCGCCCCTGCTCGAACGACTCCGCCAGAGTGCGCCGCTCGCGCGTGTCACCAGCGTGCGGCTGGAGCGGGGCAAGCTCGAACGAGACCTCGCGTCAGGACGACTGGACCTGGCCATCGACGTGGCGCAGGCGACGAGCCCACACCTGCGCCACGCCGTGCTGCGGAAGGACCGCTTCTGCGTGGTGAGCGCGCGCCGCCGCACGCTGGACGTGAAGCGCTACCTCGCCGCGCGCCACATCACCGTGTCATCCCGGCGCACGGGGCTGGCCATCGAGGACCTGGTGCTGAGCCGGCTGGGCTATCAGCGAGACCTCGCCGTGCGCTGCCAGCACTACGAGGCCGCGTGCCGCATCGTCGCGGACTCCGACCTCCTGCTGACCATGCCCCGGCATCGCGCCAAGGCCATCAACGCCCCGCTCGGCAATCACTTGCTGCCCATGCCCGTGGCGCTGCCTCCCGTGGAGTTCCACCTCTACTGGCACCGGCAGGTGGACAGTGAGCCCCTGAACCAATGGCTGCGCTCCGAGTTGCTGGCGCTGGAGACCACCGCACCGAGCGAGCGGACGCGGTAG